The stretch of DNA GACGACCTTGATTCATAAAGGCTCTTTGCATTAAAGCACTTCCTCGAGATTTCAAGATATTGTCACCACTGATTTTGACTGGCACATCGACCATCATTCGTACCATATCCCATATGTCAGAGACgttcttgaaagaaaaagaaaaattaattctatGATTTAACTTTGAAAACTGTATGATTGTTACTTGATCGTTAAAAGCTTGGGCAGTTTGTGCAAATTTTTCAGCTAAGCTAGGTTTGATGCCTCCCTTCAAAGTCTGATCATTGTATTCCATGACTGCTTTGACATATGCCATTTCTTGGAAGTCCAAAACACTTTTTGAGGAAATTGGGAGCATTCCTCCAGAAGTCATCTGTTGAATGGAAGACAGACAGTTATTACATGCATTAATTTAACTAGATTCAGTAAAAATTACTTCAGCAATTGGAAGGGAAATGTCCAACAATTCATCACTAGACTCAGTTAGGGCACTCAAAATTTgctgcttttctttctcccattcACTTTTTACTGAATCCCAGTACATTTGTTGGGCATGATTAAAACTCTGGAaaggaaatgattaaaatgtgTTCTTTCAAATTACTTTATAAAGCTTGATTTTTTACCATTCGCCGAGTCTCCTCAATCACAGCTAATATAGCATTTTCCCGTTCATTCTTCAAGAAACCCTTAATATCTGTTTCACGTATAGGCTCCAGAGGCTCAAAGTTTGAAATGGTGCTCAGGACATCCAATTTGTGAGCTACACGAGGAAGATCTAATCCAACTGATCCCAACAATGCAGCGCtgtgaaacacaaaaaaagttagGCCTGACACAGACATGTATAATTAACAATTCAGTCATCTGTACCCTTGACTTTCTTGACCTCCACTTTGAGATGTTCTTATCCAAAGCTGGTTGCTTGCTTCCATAATTTGCCGCAAATTGCGTTCAACTCTAGGAAGTTCACCCAGACTTCCATCGTCAAGCTGAGAGGCAAGCTGTTCAGCTGCTTGAACCAAGGAGGACAACTCTTCATCATCCATTTTCGAAAGCTATGCAAATTATTCTCCTCTGGGAAGACTTTTTGGTATGATAAAAATAAGAGGAATGTACACAGTGAACTGAATTGTTACTTGTTAAGCACGAACCCACCAAGCAGACCAAAAAGTGAATTCTCCTTTCAAAATGTCATGCGGCCGGCGTTGCCGATCAAACACGAATTTGCGCAGTTGCCATAGTAAcatcaaaaatttgaaaaacaaacaaggttTTCATAACGGAGTGAGTGATCATGTCCTTGTTCAAATCGCGAGAATGGTGGAGTACAAATTGCGGAATAGATGAAACATTTGGTGCCTTTCACATGTGTGTGGCCGACTATGAAAGCGTAATCAATGGAGTTGTCAAGCAAATAATCATAGTAGGCAGTTTGGAGGGCTACCTTCGAATTTACGATCCACAACCGCAGTCATCATCAGCTGATGAGAATTCTTGTTCTTCGGATTTACAACTCGAAACACAATTAGCACTACCAGTCTTAGCAGTTTTATCAGGGCGATTCAACAAGTACCTAAAGCATATtaaatctaattattttttaggcAATTGGTCTTAGTTTATATTGATTACGTTACAGTACTGAGGGATTACATGTAGCCGTACTTCACCCAAAGCACTTACGCGTTCTTCGCATTATGATTAATGAGAATACCCAATTAAATTCTCATTGTACTGTGGATTTTATGTACGAGCATAAACTGCCCTTACATGGATACACGCTTATAGCTGGACCATCGAACGTGGTAAGTAAATCTAAATTAGGCGTCTAACGTAATTGGTCAGTTTTAAATGAAAGTTTTAATCTCTTTCAGCTATGCGTGCAGTCACTGACCGAGGGAACGCTTATGTTCTTCGAGAATGAGAGAGTCGGCGTGAGTTTCAAATTACCAACTCTCCATCTTCTTCCGTCACCCATGTGTTATGTTTCTTCAACTGAAAGCTTCATCGTTTGCGATTCGTCTTGGAATCTTCACAGCTACAAgtaacaattcaaaaataaaaaataaactaattcTATTACAATTTCGCATTTGCTTTAGCTATCAATCGTTGGCGAACTCGACGGTAGAAGGATCTCGTGCatcaaacaaacttttgtCTGATTGGGAATTTGAACTTGGGGAAGCAGCGCTAGACGTGCAATACATTGGCACATATGTTGTCACATTGGGCGAAAGACATCTTTATTGCCTAAAGGATACCGACGGAACTATTGTGTGGACTAGAAAACTAGACTATCACCCGATGTGCTGCACTCTCTTGATTCCACGTTTGTACAGCATAATTTAATTAGCTTTATGAAATTTTAGTCGTTAAATATGTTTGTTAATCGTTAGCGGACTCCCCTGATAGCGTTGTAGTTTTAGTATGCACAGATGCGCATACTTTACTTGTCTATAAGGACAATTTGGTCGAATGGAATTGCAAGTTACCCGTTACGCCGTTAGTTATTAAAACAGCAACTATACAGGTACCACGATCCTGCTTCAACACTATTAAACTTTTACAATGACAATTGTTTATTTAGTCCATAAAAGGATTGATAATCTCTCTATCTGACGTTGGCCAACTGAACGTTTTGTACATGGGAACACAACAAGTGCAGTACGGTTTTCTCCACGAAGCTTCCCAGCGTCCAGTTAATTATGAACGCGGGCTTAAGGAAGTCCAACAACTTACAAAGTCTCTTCGTGCAGGACAACTGAAAGACTGTACTTTCTAAATACATTTCAATCTTTATAGCCATAGACAATAACCTATAAACTCTACATTAAATTAACTACAGTagcaccaaaagaaaaagaaatggaactGGATCTAAAACTCAATTCCAGCAACTGTAGCGAATACTTGGAAACACAAGAATTAGTAGAAGCAATCAAAGGTCATATAACAATTGCTATGCCGAAAAATCCGCACGGAAATATTCGAGTGTTATTTAACTGTGATCCATTGATTACTGCCACACCTTCCGAAACCTGCCTTCAACTCAATAGTAAGCCAAAAAATTAACCgcttaaaaaacgaaaataacaaTCTTTGAAATTGCACGAAAGGTATAGGAGAAGTTGATTTGCCTATCATGTTCC from Daphnia pulex isolate KAP4 chromosome 4, ASM2113471v1 encodes:
- the LOC124192516 gene encoding protein PTHB1-like; this encodes MSLFKSREWWSTNCGIDETFGAFHMCVADYESVINGVVKQIIIVGSLEGYLRIYDPQPQSSSADENSCSSDLQLETQLALPVLAVLSGRFNNTEGLHVAVLHPKHLRVLRIMINENTQLNSHCTVDFMYEHKLPLHGYTLIAGPSNVLCVQSLTEGTLMFFENERVGVSFKLPTLHLLPSPMCYVSSTESFIVCDSSWNLHSYNYQSLANSTVEGSRASNKLLSDWEFELGEAALDVQYIGTYVVTLGERHLYCLKDTDGTIVWTRKLDYHPMCCTLLIPPDSPDSVVVLVCTDAHTLLVYKDNLVEWNCKLPVTPLVIKTATIQSIKGLIISLSDVGQLNVLYMGTQQVQYGFLHEASQRPVNYERGLKEVQQLTKSLRAGQLKDLAPKEKEMELDLKLNSSNCSEYLETQELVEAIKGHITIAMPKNPHGNIRVLFNCDPLITATPSETCLQLNSIGEVDLPIMFHAVPTKSGMVASLRVEVSVVTMLAGTCSMTRHFDLPLQLVASLSVPVREAHIKVTLSTNHPAANLVHLFQDFPVEDSMSNVIAFKHRNGTIVSLLVSKTTNKYRLQSDSLAALALLVDDLQRRLRLHFSEAENLQVNLDSPFPIQEIWNQVESHYTLYTELRKEMMKLGQTSRQFQIIQRVFHNKILNTKTVDLTQGTFTAVQLAQDHVNRCVQQVELLQEKFETATYSLEGSLKCILSLLKMETDSVKKRNVDLLEKALLPVEHLNIDQSWQEDIENKLNYLVKQRSYSATPAAVTASNSAKEFNLSNFKKIFLQAFDSLIKDFQP